One region of Oncorhynchus mykiss isolate Arlee chromosome 8, USDA_OmykA_1.1, whole genome shotgun sequence genomic DNA includes:
- the LOC110529203 gene encoding LOW QUALITY PROTEIN: uncharacterized protein LOC110529203 (The sequence of the model RefSeq protein was modified relative to this genomic sequence to represent the inferred CDS: inserted 10 bases in 7 codons; deleted 2 bases in 1 codon; substituted 8 bases at 8 genomic stop codons) — protein sequence MEGLGIVLHGFCTWFGAVKQESTRTTYTMNXRAAKIHKIRQELKVLKKQRNSNKEXPVASILRKMRRAEWHRRWQKEXARKRTAFIANPFGFTKLLLGXKLSANLACXKDEIDQHIQSTYSDSDKEQELGQCNILIHSPAPVTEFDNRELSYLKEVQEVVKRARSSSARGPSGVQYKVYXHCPLLLKRLWKIIKVSWRRGKVVQQXGLAEGXWISKEEDSERINQLRIISLLSVEGKIFFSIVARRLADFLSKNGYIGTSVQNGPRCLEHTGVVTQLIKEAQXDKDDLAVLWLVLANDNRLMPLKLVQTTMKKHHVPXTVADLILDSYNRYSMRVSAGSVTSXWYRLEVGIITGCTISVILFALAMNMIVKSPAAGVQQTTIRTVMDDLADTTQSLPGSRWILXGLEKLIGXVRMSYKPTKLRLMSLKKVKVVDRFRFVIAGTPIPTVSKKPVKSLGKVFNSRLRXTTSIQSTCQELETWLRAVDRSGLPGXFKVWMYQHGILLRILWPPLIYKVTISAVKNLERKVSSHLQRWLGFSRSFSGIAFYGNSNKLRLPLKSLEEELKVTRAREVKHCQGEGETQAGSGGDEISCERGPAEQWE from the exons ttttgcacatggtTTGGCGCAGTGAAGCAGGAGTCTACGAGAACAACGTACACCATGAACTAGAGAGCTGCGAAAATCCACAAGATCAGGCAGGAACTGAAGGTCCTCAAGAAACAAAGAAACAGCAACAAGGA GCCAGTGGCGAGCATCTTGAGAAAGATGCGTAGGGCTGAATGGCATAGAAGATGGCAGAAAGAATGAGCCAGGAAGCGAACTGCCTTTATAGCCAATCCCTTTGGTTTCACAAAGCTGCTACTAGGATAGAAGCTCAGTGCGAACCTGGCTT CCAAAGATGAGATTGACCAGCACATCCAGAGCACATACAGTGACTCCGACAAGGAGCAGGAGTTGGGTCAGTGTAACATCTTGATACACTCACCAGCACCGGTCACAGAGTTTGACAACAGGGAGCTGAGCTAC CTGAAAGAAGTACAggaagttgtgaagagggcaaggTCTAGCTCAGCTCGTGGACCAAGTGGAGTCCAGTACAAGGTCTATTAGCACTGCCCTCTGTTACTCAAGCGGCTCTGGAAGATCATTAAGGTCAGCTGGAGGAGAGGCAAGGTTGTACAGCAGTAGGGATTGGCCGAAG GTTGGATCTCAAAGGAAGAGGATTCTGAGAGAATCAACCAATTAAGGATCATCTCATTGCTAAGTGTCGAAGGGAAGATTTTCTTCAGCATTGTAGCCAGGCGGCTGGCAGACTTCCTCTCTAAGAACGGCTACATCGGTACATCGGTCCAAAATGGACCTAGGTGTTTGGAGCACACAGGTGTGGTGACCCAGCTCATCAAAGAAGCGCAATAGGACAAGGATGACTTGGCAGTGCTCTGGCttgtccttgccaatgacaacaGATTGATGCCTCTTAAGCTGGTGCAGACTACAATGAAAAAACACCATGTCCC GACAGTGGCAGACCTCATCCTGGACTCCTATAACAGGTACAGCATGAGAGTCTCAGCAGGGTCAGTAACATC GTGGTACAGACTGGAGGTGGGAATCATCACAGGCTGCACCATCTCCGTGATCCTGTTTGCCCTGGCGATGAACATGATTGTGAAGTCTCCTGCAGCTGGGGTGCAACAAACAACAATCAGAACCGTTATGGACGACCTGGCAGACACCACACAGTCATTGCCAGGAAGCAGGTGGATTCTGTAAGGGTTGGAGAAGTTGATTGGATAGGTGAGAATGAGCTACAAGCCAACAAAATTGAGGTTGATGTCGTTGAAGAAGGTCAAGGTCGTAGACAGATTCCGCTTCGTCATCGCAGGAACACCAATCCCCACAGTCTCGAAAAAGCCAGTGAAGAGCCTTGGCAAGGTGTTTAACAGCAGACTGA ACACAACATCAATCCAGTCCACCTGTCAGGAGCTGGAGACCTGGCTGAGAGCAGTTGACCGGTCAGGACTGCCCG AGTTCAAGGTGTGGATGTATCAGCATGGCATCCTCCTGAGAATACTCTGGCCTCCGCTCATCTACAAAGTCACCATCTCCGCAGTCAAGAACTTGGAGAGGAAGGTCAGCAGCCATCTCCAAAGGTGGTTGGGGTTTTCAAGAAGCTTTAGCGGCATAGCCTTCTATGGGAACAGCAACAAGCTGAGGCTGCCCTTGAAGTCCCTGGAAGAGGAGCTCAAGGTCACTCGGGCGAGGGAAGTGAAACACTGCCAAGGGGAAGGAGAGACACAGGCTGGTTCAGGAGGAGATGAGATCAGCTGTGAAAGAGGTCCAGCAGAGCAGTGGGAATAA